From a region of the Aeoliella mucimassa genome:
- a CDS encoding tetratricopeptide repeat protein — MDPYSLCPCGSGKKLKFCCSDLIGEIEKIHRMIEGDQPRAALRHVEQTLQKSPGRASLLDLQAMLQLSLGELESAEKTVAEFLKADPDSPSAHAHHAMVLAEREDASGAIAALQSALERVEVNLPQRVLEAIGSVGHAVLSAGDIVAARAHLWLYEAVSGEAGDHRALELLVRMNQVAGLPLLLRDRLALKSLPEGHPAAAEMRVVQQLAAAGKWRIAEAQLDEILPDHLDEPLFFYNRALLSGYLGDPKNFVAGLRLYARQQIALDDAVEAEAIAQLVDTELEDKLNSAVRVVFELKNEDTFVERMSDHAQVLPLPLSREELESFEGPKPRTYWMLLDRPEPQEVADLTREDVPQVLGFISHYGRQTDRAERVEFVTDRDERFANILDTLRQAAGDTLGEQLDEQDLGPAPGQGDPALSWRWHLPQTVPAEKRRELLQAEHRVALLERWPDSPRAALGDKTPREASSNEEMKLPLLAAILLLELGVANALQTDMFVELRDKLGLPQPESIAADSVDAGSVSIARIRRIDLSGFSNDDLMLLFKRCALVNATPTINAIIREALTRDDFDQYVPKDRLFEQLFSSEPDSNAALAVLDDARRWSAGQGQSCGAWDLLELQLYIQEGNSEGANRVLTHLRDEHMDEPDIANQVYQLLYMIGAIPENMGAGGPHSIPSSAVADAAPAAESSSAIWTPGGESGSTGKSKLWTPD, encoded by the coding sequence ATGGATCCTTACTCCCTCTGCCCTTGTGGGAGTGGCAAGAAGCTCAAATTCTGCTGCTCCGACCTGATCGGCGAGATCGAAAAAATACACCGGATGATCGAGGGCGATCAGCCCCGTGCGGCCTTGCGCCATGTGGAGCAAACGCTGCAAAAGTCGCCAGGCCGAGCGTCGCTGCTCGACCTCCAGGCGATGCTCCAGCTTTCACTCGGCGAACTCGAATCGGCCGAGAAAACCGTTGCCGAGTTCCTGAAAGCCGATCCCGATAGCCCCTCGGCCCACGCCCACCACGCGATGGTGCTTGCCGAACGCGAAGACGCTAGCGGAGCCATCGCGGCCCTGCAGTCGGCGCTCGAGCGGGTAGAAGTGAACTTGCCACAGCGGGTGCTCGAAGCCATTGGCAGCGTCGGCCATGCAGTGCTCTCGGCCGGCGACATCGTCGCTGCCAGGGCGCACCTTTGGCTGTACGAGGCCGTTTCCGGCGAAGCCGGCGACCATCGTGCCCTCGAACTCCTGGTGCGGATGAACCAAGTGGCTGGCCTTCCGCTGCTGCTTCGCGATCGTTTGGCGCTCAAGAGCCTGCCCGAAGGCCATCCGGCCGCGGCCGAGATGCGGGTGGTACAACAGTTGGCCGCCGCGGGCAAATGGCGCATCGCCGAAGCCCAGCTCGACGAGATCCTACCCGACCATCTGGACGAGCCGCTGTTCTTCTACAATCGCGCGCTGCTCTCCGGCTATCTTGGCGACCCTAAGAACTTCGTGGCCGGCCTGCGTTTGTACGCTCGCCAGCAAATTGCGCTGGACGACGCCGTGGAGGCCGAGGCCATCGCCCAGTTGGTCGATACCGAACTGGAAGACAAGCTTAACAGCGCGGTTCGCGTGGTGTTCGAACTCAAGAACGAAGACACCTTTGTCGAGCGGATGAGCGACCATGCCCAGGTGTTGCCGTTGCCGCTGTCGCGCGAAGAGCTGGAATCGTTCGAAGGTCCCAAGCCGCGTACGTACTGGATGCTGCTTGATCGCCCCGAGCCCCAGGAAGTGGCCGACCTCACTCGCGAGGATGTGCCTCAGGTATTAGGTTTCATCTCGCATTACGGTCGCCAGACCGATCGGGCGGAACGCGTGGAGTTTGTGACCGACCGCGACGAGCGGTTCGCTAACATTCTCGATACCCTGCGCCAGGCAGCCGGCGATACGCTCGGCGAACAACTCGACGAGCAGGATCTCGGCCCCGCCCCCGGGCAGGGCGATCCCGCGTTGAGCTGGCGCTGGCACTTGCCGCAAACCGTGCCGGCGGAGAAGCGTCGCGAGCTGTTGCAGGCCGAGCATCGTGTCGCGTTGCTCGAGCGGTGGCCCGACTCGCCTCGGGCGGCACTCGGCGACAAAACCCCGCGCGAAGCATCTAGCAACGAAGAAATGAAGCTGCCACTGCTGGCGGCGATTTTGCTGCTGGAACTTGGTGTGGCGAACGCTTTGCAAACCGATATGTTCGTCGAGTTGCGGGACAAACTCGGTTTGCCCCAGCCCGAGAGCATCGCAGCCGACTCGGTGGATGCTGGGAGTGTTTCGATCGCTCGTATCCGCCGTATCGATCTGTCGGGCTTCAGCAACGACGACTTGATGTTGCTGTTCAAGCGTTGTGCGTTGGTGAACGCGACCCCGACGATCAACGCGATCATTCGCGAGGCGCTCACCCGCGACGATTTCGACCAGTACGTTCCCAAGGATCGGTTGTTCGAGCAATTGTTCTCGTCCGAGCCTGATAGCAACGCTGCCTTGGCGGTGCTCGACGACGCACGTCGCTGGTCTGCGGGGCAAGGGCAGTCGTGCGGTGCGTGGGACCTGCTGGAGTTGCAGCTCTACATTCAGGAAGGCAATTCCGAGGGAGCGAACCGCGTGCTGACGCATCTTCGCGATGAGCACATGGACGAACCTGATATTGCCAATCAGGTTTATCAGCTGCTGTACATGATTGGTGCCATTCCCGAGAACATGGGAGCTGGTGGGCCGCATTCGATTCCCTCCTCGGCGGTAGCCGACGCTGCTCCTGCTGCGGAATCGAGCTCGGCCATCTGGACCCCAGGCGGCGAGTCCGGTTCGACCGGCAAGTCGAAGCTGTGGACTCCCGACTGA
- the ribD gene encoding bifunctional diaminohydroxyphosphoribosylaminopyrimidine deaminase/5-amino-6-(5-phosphoribosylamino)uracil reductase RibD encodes MTDDTLFMQRAIDLARQGEGHVEPNPMVGAVVVRHGQVVGEGYHQKFGGPHAEVHALAAAGESARGATLYVTLEPCCHTGKTPPCTQAVLAAGIARVVVAVGDPFPQVDGGGIAQLRAAGIECEVGVLEREARYLLAPYLKLVTTGKPWVIAKWAMTLDGKMATHTGSSQWISGESSRAVVHKIRGRMDAIVVGSGTVHADDPLLTARPAGPRVPVRVVLGDLTTDTKLAQTMDEAPLMVVRQRDTEADEYQWLLDGGGELWISGTDDRLTRINLLLDELGSRRMTNVLVEGGGKVLGALFDAHAVDEVHVFIAPKIVGGEGAPTPVAGLGLSDMAAAWQLVDTRIETLGTDMYLSGRLPKS; translated from the coding sequence ATGACAGACGATACGCTGTTCATGCAACGTGCCATCGACCTGGCCCGTCAGGGCGAAGGGCACGTGGAACCAAACCCGATGGTCGGCGCCGTGGTGGTTCGTCACGGCCAGGTCGTCGGCGAAGGGTACCATCAAAAGTTTGGCGGTCCGCACGCCGAGGTGCACGCGCTCGCAGCCGCTGGCGAATCCGCCCGCGGGGCAACACTGTATGTCACGCTCGAGCCTTGCTGTCATACCGGCAAAACACCTCCTTGCACCCAGGCGGTACTGGCGGCTGGCATCGCGCGAGTGGTCGTCGCGGTGGGCGATCCGTTTCCCCAAGTCGACGGTGGCGGCATCGCACAACTGCGAGCTGCCGGCATCGAGTGCGAAGTCGGAGTGTTGGAGCGCGAGGCTCGATACTTGCTTGCTCCCTATCTCAAGTTGGTTACCACCGGCAAACCTTGGGTGATTGCCAAATGGGCGATGACCCTCGATGGTAAAATGGCGACTCACACGGGGTCGAGTCAATGGATCAGCGGCGAATCCTCTCGCGCTGTGGTGCATAAGATCCGCGGCCGCATGGATGCCATCGTCGTCGGGTCCGGTACCGTACATGCCGACGACCCGTTGCTCACCGCCCGACCTGCTGGCCCTCGGGTACCGGTGCGGGTGGTGCTCGGCGACCTGACCACCGACACGAAGCTCGCCCAAACCATGGATGAAGCCCCGTTGATGGTGGTCCGCCAGCGCGACACCGAGGCCGACGAGTACCAATGGCTGCTCGACGGGGGAGGGGAGCTGTGGATCTCGGGCACCGACGATCGACTGACCCGCATCAACTTGCTGCTCGACGAACTCGGCAGCCGGCGGATGACCAACGTGTTGGTTGAAGGAGGGGGCAAAGTGCTCGGTGCGCTGTTCGACGCCCATGCGGTGGACGAGGTGCACGTGTTCATCGCGCCGAAGATCGTCGGCGGCGAGGGAGCCCCTACTCCGGTAGCTGGACTGGGACTGTCGGACATGGCCGCTGCCTGGCAGCTAGTCGACACACGCATCGAAACGCTCGGCACCGACATGTACTTATCGGGGCGGCTCCCGAAGTCGTAA
- a CDS encoding arylsulfatase gives MKTLLRCLTLLLMFALSGGQALAEDAEQPNIIFILADDLGYGDLGCYGQKNFATPRIDQLANEGLRFTQHYAGCTVCFPSRSVLLTGQHMGHVLCRANGDYQFPEDPQEITIASRLKQAGYHTAMIGKSGLSCRSDDPSLPNRKGFDHFFGYLSHGAAHRYYPEHLYRNGEQVDYPGNHGKEGDTYSGDLFLADALRYLDERAEAGGPFFLHLSLQQPHADLQVTQKYREQFIGQFDEQPAKGGGYRDEAHPKSTFAGMVTYLDTTVGQVIDKLHQTGMAENTLVIFSSDNGAMSEGGWSAEYFTSSGPLRGGKRDMYEGGLRVPTIAYWPGTITAGTESDHQSAFYDFAATACELAGIAPPANTDGISYVPTLTGAGSQPTHEYLYWEFYEQGGKQAVRYGDWKGVRLNVNKNRNAPIELYNLADDLGEQHDIAANHPEVVKKIAAIMDEAHEPSPLIDFGQVRKKPKK, from the coding sequence ATGAAAACTCTCCTCCGTTGTTTGACCTTGTTGCTGATGTTCGCCCTGTCGGGGGGACAGGCTTTGGCCGAAGATGCCGAGCAGCCGAATATCATCTTCATTCTGGCCGACGACCTGGGATACGGCGACCTCGGTTGCTACGGGCAGAAGAACTTTGCGACTCCGCGGATCGATCAGCTGGCGAACGAAGGTTTGCGATTCACTCAGCATTACGCTGGCTGCACGGTTTGTTTTCCCTCGCGGTCGGTGCTGCTGACCGGTCAGCATATGGGGCACGTGTTGTGTCGGGCGAACGGCGACTACCAGTTCCCCGAAGATCCGCAAGAGATCACCATCGCGTCTCGGCTGAAGCAGGCAGGCTACCACACAGCGATGATCGGCAAGAGCGGACTGTCGTGTCGGTCGGACGATCCTAGCCTGCCGAATCGCAAGGGCTTCGACCACTTCTTTGGCTACCTGTCGCACGGGGCCGCCCACCGCTACTACCCCGAGCACCTCTATCGCAACGGTGAGCAAGTCGACTACCCGGGCAATCACGGGAAAGAGGGAGACACCTATTCGGGCGACCTGTTCCTGGCCGACGCGCTGCGCTACCTCGACGAGCGAGCGGAAGCCGGCGGGCCGTTCTTCCTGCACTTGTCGCTGCAGCAGCCGCACGCGGATTTGCAAGTCACGCAGAAGTACCGAGAGCAGTTCATTGGGCAGTTCGACGAGCAGCCCGCCAAGGGTGGCGGTTACCGCGACGAAGCCCATCCGAAGTCGACCTTCGCCGGCATGGTAACCTACCTTGATACTACCGTGGGGCAGGTGATCGACAAGCTCCACCAGACGGGCATGGCCGAGAACACGCTGGTGATTTTCTCGAGCGACAACGGAGCGATGAGCGAGGGAGGGTGGAGTGCCGAGTACTTTACGTCGAGCGGCCCGTTGCGCGGCGGCAAACGCGACATGTACGAAGGGGGACTTCGCGTGCCGACCATCGCGTACTGGCCTGGCACCATTACCGCTGGCACCGAGAGCGACCACCAGAGCGCGTTCTACGATTTCGCCGCGACCGCGTGCGAACTAGCCGGCATCGCCCCGCCGGCGAACACCGACGGCATCTCCTACGTTCCCACGCTCACCGGCGCCGGCTCGCAACCAACGCACGAGTATCTGTACTGGGAGTTCTACGAGCAGGGGGGCAAGCAAGCGGTTCGCTACGGCGACTGGAAGGGAGTGCGGCTGAACGTGAACAAGAACCGCAACGCTCCCATCGAACTCTACAACCTGGCCGACGACCTCGGCGAGCAGCACGACATCGCTGCCAATCACCCAGAAGTAGTCAAGAAAATCGCAGCCATCATGGATGAGGCCCATGAGCCCTCGCCGCTGATCGACTTTGGCCAAGTAAGGAAGAAGCCGAAGAAGTAG
- a CDS encoding Uma2 family endonuclease — MSITKHVPISVDEYLAEELVSDVKHEYLGGYAYAMAGATNVHNRVAANLLGVLHAQLRGKPCEPFNSDTKVRIEQAAYPRFYYPDGMVVCDPNDPEETFQDRPVLIAEVISESTRRTDDGEKRSAYQTIPTLDVYLVLETESPCVTVHRRTSEGFEIELYEGIDAVIPLSTIEAEVPLQDLYERVQFAK, encoded by the coding sequence ATGTCTATTACCAAGCATGTACCAATCTCGGTCGACGAATACCTAGCTGAGGAACTCGTGAGCGATGTGAAGCACGAGTATCTGGGCGGCTATGCCTACGCCATGGCCGGCGCGACTAACGTGCACAATCGAGTTGCTGCAAACCTACTTGGCGTGCTCCATGCGCAGCTTCGCGGTAAGCCATGCGAGCCGTTCAACTCCGATACGAAAGTGCGAATCGAGCAAGCCGCTTACCCGCGGTTTTATTACCCCGATGGCATGGTAGTTTGCGACCCGAACGATCCCGAAGAAACGTTTCAAGATCGTCCCGTCCTGATCGCCGAAGTGATCTCGGAATCGACTCGCCGCACTGATGACGGGGAGAAGCGATCCGCCTACCAAACCATTCCTACGCTCGACGTATATCTGGTGCTCGAGACCGAATCCCCGTGCGTAACGGTCCACCGTCGCACATCCGAAGGATTTGAAATTGAACTCTACGAAGGGATCGACGCAGTCATTCCGCTGAGTACGATCGAAGCCGAAGTACCGCTGCAGGATCTGTACGAGCGAGTGCAGTTCGCAAAGTAG
- a CDS encoding heparinase II/III domain-containing protein, which translates to MTILRRVLPLFILLMLCTLPSFAQQSLLQSLKPDHPRIMATSDDFAKLSTERETDAELDSILKEIEKSADSYLKAPLLERKMTGKRLLSVSREALLRITTLAVAYHSTGDERYAARAEAEMLNVCQFSDWNPNHYLDVAEMAAAVGLGYDWLYEYLPDDSRQKIHAGLREHALRLIKNNYWWKTCNHNWNSVCYGGMTIAALALAEDEPELARLVLEEVKKNNPRAVGCYEPDGVYPEGPGYWVYGTSYQVMLIDSLETALGTDMGLTTPALLASSQFVAHATGPTGLAYNYADGGDKVGTPAALYWFASRTNTPDNVNAVARLSGANRRDRMLPFAVLWRSPESQASKPLDLSWCGRGEQPLAMFRTSWTDPNALYLAAKAGRPNINHGHMDSGSFVLEADGIRWAIDLGAVNYNDYEQRGIHLFDHKQSGDRWNIFPYTNFGHNTITVDNQPYKVTGQSTFTDYKPLEQSTGSVSVDMAPVLALAKVEKATRDFTFDAKNRQVTVVDHLQGVKPQASIDWTMVTKADVAIDGHRIQLTQSGKTLQLTAISDTPGEWSVSPCEPPEGMYGDSKRDTRLIVWSAKAPDSGNYDLKVELTAGK; encoded by the coding sequence ATGACTATTTTACGTCGCGTACTGCCGCTGTTCATCCTGCTGATGCTCTGCACTTTACCGAGTTTCGCGCAACAGTCACTCCTGCAATCGCTGAAACCCGATCACCCCCGAATCATGGCCACGAGCGATGACTTCGCGAAGCTTTCGACCGAGCGGGAAACGGATGCCGAACTCGATTCGATTCTCAAAGAGATTGAGAAATCGGCCGACAGCTACCTGAAAGCCCCACTACTCGAACGCAAGATGACTGGCAAACGATTGCTGAGCGTCTCGCGCGAGGCTTTGCTTCGCATCACCACGCTGGCGGTTGCGTATCACTCCACCGGCGACGAGCGTTATGCCGCTCGGGCAGAAGCCGAGATGCTCAACGTTTGCCAGTTTAGCGACTGGAACCCGAATCACTACCTCGACGTGGCCGAAATGGCCGCGGCCGTGGGGCTTGGTTACGACTGGTTGTACGAGTACCTACCTGATGACTCGCGACAGAAGATTCACGCAGGGTTGCGTGAGCATGCGTTGCGACTCATCAAGAACAATTACTGGTGGAAAACCTGCAACCACAATTGGAACTCCGTCTGCTACGGCGGCATGACCATTGCCGCGCTCGCGTTGGCCGAAGACGAGCCGGAACTCGCCCGCCTGGTACTCGAAGAGGTGAAGAAGAACAATCCGCGGGCTGTTGGCTGCTATGAGCCCGACGGCGTCTATCCCGAAGGCCCCGGCTACTGGGTGTATGGCACCTCGTACCAGGTGATGCTGATCGACTCGCTCGAAACAGCCCTCGGTACCGACATGGGACTTACCACGCCGGCCTTGCTGGCGAGCAGTCAGTTTGTCGCCCACGCGACCGGCCCCACCGGGTTGGCTTACAACTACGCCGACGGCGGCGACAAGGTCGGCACACCGGCCGCGCTCTACTGGTTTGCTTCGCGAACCAACACGCCCGACAACGTGAACGCAGTCGCCCGACTGTCGGGCGCGAATCGCCGCGATCGCATGCTGCCGTTCGCGGTGCTATGGCGTTCGCCGGAGAGTCAAGCATCGAAGCCGCTCGACCTAAGCTGGTGTGGGCGCGGCGAACAGCCGCTGGCTATGTTCCGCACCTCGTGGACCGATCCCAACGCGTTGTACCTGGCCGCCAAGGCAGGCCGTCCGAATATCAACCACGGCCATATGGACTCGGGCTCGTTCGTGCTCGAAGCCGACGGCATTCGCTGGGCGATCGACCTCGGAGCGGTGAACTACAACGACTACGAACAACGCGGTATCCACCTGTTCGATCACAAACAATCGGGCGATCGCTGGAACATCTTCCCTTACACCAACTTCGGTCACAACACGATTACGGTCGATAACCAGCCCTACAAAGTCACCGGGCAATCGACTTTTACCGACTACAAACCGCTGGAGCAGTCGACCGGATCGGTAAGCGTCGACATGGCTCCTGTACTAGCGCTGGCGAAAGTAGAGAAGGCCACCCGCGACTTTACGTTCGATGCTAAGAACCGCCAGGTGACCGTGGTCGACCACCTGCAAGGGGTGAAACCACAAGCCAGCATCGACTGGACCATGGTGACCAAGGCCGATGTCGCGATCGACGGCCATCGAATACAGCTGACCCAGTCGGGCAAGACGCTCCAGCTAACAGCCATCAGCGACACGCCCGGCGAATGGAGCGTATCGCCTTGCGAGCCCCCCGAAGGCATGTACGGCGACTCCAAACGCGACACACGCCTGATCGTGTGGAGCGCGAAAGCCCCCGACTCCGGCAACTACGACCTGAAGGTCGAACTCACCGCTGGAAAATAG
- a CDS encoding c-type cytochrome has protein sequence MTKPSKPWIVVFAAITLGAFASLAIDTEAQDKPATSQGDSTVSDSESPATGLKEVVELGRDIVMNTNTHPLTKEFVGNDLKCTSCHLEGGTDPKAGTFIGLATAYPAWSPREQRVITLEDRILNCFMRSMNGTRLPVGSKASVAMATYITSLSEGMPMKMNQSKPLGPNHVPMLEYDFAKANIERGMQLYADECAYCHGDQGEGTDDGPPVWGDRSYNNGAGLSRVPKMASWLKVAMPLGDPYLTEEQCADIAAYVNSKPRPEFKMKDHLPPAEKMGEYNGVVEE, from the coding sequence GTGACAAAGCCATCGAAACCGTGGATTGTAGTATTCGCCGCGATCACGTTGGGAGCGTTCGCCTCGCTGGCGATTGATACCGAAGCACAAGACAAGCCAGCGACTTCGCAAGGTGACTCAACCGTATCGGACAGCGAATCACCAGCGACGGGACTCAAGGAAGTGGTGGAACTAGGGCGCGACATTGTGATGAATACCAACACCCATCCGCTCACAAAAGAGTTTGTGGGCAACGATCTCAAGTGCACCTCGTGCCATCTCGAAGGAGGCACCGATCCGAAGGCGGGCACGTTTATCGGTTTGGCCACCGCCTACCCCGCTTGGTCGCCCCGGGAACAGCGGGTAATCACGCTGGAAGATCGCATTCTCAATTGTTTCATGCGGAGCATGAATGGCACTCGGTTGCCAGTCGGTAGCAAAGCCTCGGTAGCGATGGCCACTTACATCACATCGCTGTCGGAGGGGATGCCGATGAAGATGAACCAGAGCAAACCACTTGGGCCGAACCACGTACCGATGCTCGAGTACGATTTCGCGAAGGCCAACATCGAACGCGGCATGCAGCTGTATGCCGACGAGTGTGCTTACTGCCATGGCGACCAGGGCGAGGGGACCGACGATGGCCCGCCGGTGTGGGGCGACCGATCCTACAACAACGGGGCGGGGCTGTCGCGGGTGCCGAAGATGGCTAGCTGGTTGAAAGTTGCGATGCCGCTCGGCGATCCTTACCTGACCGAAGAGCAGTGCGCCGATATCGCCGCCTACGTGAACTCGAAACCACGGCCGGAGTTCAAGATGAAAGACCACTTGCCGCCGGCCGAGAAGATGGGGGAATACAACGGAGTGGTCGAAGAGTAG
- a CDS encoding Gfo/Idh/MocA family protein: protein MSVTRTNVSRRRFMQASAVGTSALLLPQVHVSGQEAKPEQQKLNIGIIGTGGRGQANLGGVQHENIYALCDTNGNVIDQARSNYPKAKVTSDWRELVEDPQIDAVVISTADHHHALASIAAMRAGKHVYCEKPLAHTVREARLMQQVYAEQRGKIATQMGTQIHATDNYRRVVELVQAGAIGPIREAHVWCGRTINPVDPVELPEQSIPANFDWETWLGPAAMRPYNGGYWQGGNLNWNRRWEFGNGVLGDMGSHLIDLPYWALELTHPESVESEGPAIDEFACPPWQVVTWQHPARSGNEYVSGPLKVVWYHGNEGMQRRSDLLQPQLGDDTNLADWHIGVTFVGDKGLLTADYGRHLLSPSGEFADYTPPAPSIEKSAGHYHEWTNACKSGGESLCNFEYSGRLIEHNLLGNVAHRAGKKLTWDAESATITNVPEAMQFVDKEYRDGWKV, encoded by the coding sequence ATGAGTGTCACACGGACGAACGTAAGTCGTCGCCGATTCATGCAGGCTAGTGCCGTAGGAACCTCGGCTCTGTTGTTGCCGCAAGTGCATGTATCGGGGCAAGAAGCGAAGCCCGAACAGCAAAAGCTCAACATCGGCATCATTGGCACCGGAGGGCGTGGGCAGGCCAACCTGGGTGGTGTGCAGCACGAAAATATCTACGCCCTCTGCGATACGAATGGCAACGTGATCGATCAGGCGCGGAGCAATTATCCTAAAGCCAAAGTCACTAGCGACTGGCGAGAACTGGTGGAAGATCCCCAGATCGACGCGGTCGTCATCAGCACGGCCGACCATCATCACGCGCTCGCTTCAATCGCAGCGATGCGGGCCGGCAAGCATGTGTACTGCGAAAAGCCGCTTGCTCACACAGTTCGCGAAGCCCGGTTGATGCAGCAGGTCTATGCGGAGCAGCGGGGTAAGATTGCCACGCAAATGGGCACCCAAATTCATGCGACCGACAACTATCGTCGAGTCGTGGAGCTCGTGCAGGCGGGGGCCATCGGGCCGATTCGCGAAGCCCATGTCTGGTGCGGGCGGACCATCAATCCCGTGGATCCGGTCGAGTTGCCGGAGCAGTCGATTCCAGCGAACTTCGATTGGGAAACCTGGCTCGGCCCCGCGGCCATGCGTCCCTACAACGGCGGCTACTGGCAAGGGGGCAACCTGAACTGGAACCGTCGGTGGGAGTTCGGCAACGGGGTGCTCGGCGACATGGGGAGTCATCTGATTGACCTGCCGTACTGGGCGTTGGAGCTAACCCATCCTGAGTCGGTAGAGTCCGAAGGCCCCGCGATCGATGAGTTTGCCTGCCCACCATGGCAAGTCGTCACCTGGCAGCACCCTGCCCGATCGGGCAACGAGTACGTATCGGGGCCGCTGAAGGTGGTTTGGTACCACGGCAACGAAGGCATGCAGCGCCGTTCCGACCTACTGCAGCCGCAGCTCGGCGACGACACCAACCTGGCCGACTGGCACATCGGCGTGACGTTCGTCGGCGACAAAGGGTTGCTCACCGCCGACTACGGCCGGCATCTATTGAGCCCCAGCGGCGAGTTCGCCGATTACACTCCGCCGGCTCCGTCGATTGAAAAGTCGGCCGGGCATTACCACGAGTGGACCAACGCCTGCAAGTCGGGCGGCGAGTCGCTGTGTAACTTCGAGTACTCGGGCCGACTGATCGAACACAACTTGCTCGGCAACGTGGCTCACCGCGCCGGCAAGAAACTCACCTGGGACGCCGAGTCAGCAACCATTACCAACGTGCCGGAAGCGATGCAGTTTGTCGATAAAGAGTATCGCGACGGATGGAAAGTATAA
- a CDS encoding 3-keto-disaccharide hydrolase codes for MIRSCTWSLRTALVCLALALPITAARAQEAPATTDAPKAFIDGTGEGWRPLTKDDFVNVNCHDDTWTWNDEGVHCTGSPTGVMRTTKKFTNFELVCEWNHRKNAGNSGIFVWTTPESIERLAEAGKPGLPQGIEVQVLDLGYAEQYEKSYNKPADWFTSHGDVFPVGVKMKPFPPVAPDGVRSFPSKELTKGVGEWNHYYVRAINGEVRLWVNGEEVSGGTSCEPSTGYLCLESEGSPIDFRNLRIRELP; via the coding sequence ATGATACGTTCCTGCACCTGGAGCTTACGCACCGCACTCGTTTGTCTGGCACTAGCCCTCCCCATTACCGCTGCACGCGCCCAAGAAGCTCCAGCCACCACCGACGCTCCCAAGGCGTTCATCGATGGCACCGGCGAGGGATGGCGTCCGCTCACGAAGGACGACTTCGTGAACGTGAACTGCCATGACGATACTTGGACCTGGAACGACGAAGGGGTGCACTGCACCGGGAGTCCGACCGGGGTGATGCGCACCACGAAGAAGTTCACCAATTTCGAACTAGTGTGCGAATGGAATCACCGCAAGAACGCTGGTAACAGCGGCATCTTTGTGTGGACCACGCCCGAGTCGATTGAGCGACTCGCCGAAGCTGGCAAGCCAGGTTTGCCGCAAGGGATCGAAGTCCAGGTGCTCGACTTAGGCTACGCGGAACAGTACGAGAAGTCGTACAACAAGCCGGCCGACTGGTTTACCAGCCATGGCGACGTGTTCCCGGTTGGTGTCAAAATGAAGCCCTTTCCTCCCGTCGCCCCGGACGGAGTTCGCAGTTTCCCCAGCAAGGAACTCACCAAAGGTGTTGGTGAGTGGAACCACTACTACGTCCGCGCGATCAATGGCGAAGTGCGGCTGTGGGTCAACGGCGAAGAAGTCTCTGGCGGCACCAGCTGCGAACCTAGCACCGGATACCTTTGTCTAGAATCCGAAGGTTCCCCAATCGATTTCCGTAACTTGCGGATCCGCGAATTGCCGTAA